The following are encoded together in the Jaculus jaculus isolate mJacJac1 chromosome 3, mJacJac1.mat.Y.cur, whole genome shotgun sequence genome:
- the Calcb gene encoding calcitonin gene-related peptide 2, which yields MGFPKLSPFLALSVLLLCQVCGLQAAPFRSPLESSPDQTTFREEDVGLLLAALAQSYLQRKVRELELELQQEQEAEGSSVTAQKRSCNTATCVTHRLAGLLSRSGGVVKNNFVPTDVGSEAFGRRRRALQA from the exons ATGGGATTCCCGAAGCTCTCCCCCTTCCTGGCTCTCAGCGTGTTGCTCCTGTGCCAGGTGTGTGGCCTCCAGGCAGCACCTTTCAG GTCACCCTTGGAAAGCAGTCCAGACCAGACCACCTTCAGGGAGGAGGATGTGGGCCTCCTGCTGGCTGCACTGGCGCAGAGCTACCTGCAGAGGAAGGTcagggagctggagctggagctgcagcaggagcaggaggccgaGGGCTCCAG TGTCACTGCCCAGAAGAGATCCTGCAACACCGCTACCTGTGTGACCCATCGGCTGGCAGGCTTGCTGAGCAGATCTGGAGGTGTGGTGAAGAACAACTTTGTGCCCACCGACGTAGGCTCAGAAGCCTTTGGCCGGCGCCGCAGGGCCCTTCAAGCCTGA